In Vibrio quintilis, the DNA window TCAGTCAGTTTGTGAAATCGTTTCAGGACGTCAATCAGGCAGGTAAACAGGTGGCGCTGAAAAAGCTCGGTCAGGATGCCATGACAGCCCGCTTAGAGCTTGCAAAAACTCAAATTGAACTCAGAAAACTGACCAGTGAACTGGTCTATATGCCTACCGGCCAGCGGGCTATGGCCCAGCGTGAGCTGATGATTCTGCAACACCGGGTCGAAAAACTGAACAATCAGATTGCGGCAGCGGGTAAAAAGTCTCAGGCATTGCTGGCGCTGAAGATGGACAAGATCAGTGAAAACAACAGCCAGCAGCAAACAGACGATGATCAGGCAAAACAGAAAGCCATCGACAGCGGTAAAAAACTGCTGGCAAACCTGCAAAAACAAGTCGCCCTGTACGGCCAGACCTCACAGGTTGCCAAAGTCCGCTATGAGACTGAACACGGCTCGTTGCAGGGAATTAATGATCAGCTGAAGAAGCAACTGTTGCTTCAGGCGCAGCTGCTGGATGAAAAAGCAGGCAAGACAAAGACACAGAATACTGACGTGACCAGTTTCTACGCCCAGACCGATGAGATGGAAAGCGCCTGGCTGAAACGGCTGGCCATGGAAGCGGCGATGGAAAACAAAGCGGTGGTTGAAGAAAACTATGCCTATAACCAGCGGCTGGACAATCTGAAATCGATGCATGATAAGGCGGTGGTGGCGGCGCAGGACAATAAAGCCGAGCTGGCCGCGATTGAAGCGGAATATCAATACCAGCAGGAGATTGCCGAATCCGACCATCAGGCCCGCATCCACGAGATTCAGAAAAGTATCCAGGCACAGAAAGAAGAAGACAACAAAAGTTACTGGGAGCGCTATTTAGACAGCGCGAAGCAGAATCTGACTGACTTTGATGATCTGGCAGCATCGACGATTGACAGCTTTTCATCCGGGATGGGTAGCGCTTTTGAATCAATGATTTTTGATGCAGACAGTCTGGGTGATGCGATGTTTAATCTTGCCTCTGGTATGGCACGTAGTATCGTTAATGCTCTGGGTAAAATGGCAGCGCAGTGGCTGGCGTATCAGGCTGTACAGATGTTGGTTGATTCACAGGCCAACAGTATGAAAGCTATTCAGGTGTCAACCGATGCGCAAATCCAGTCTCAAATGGCCGGATTAAATGCGTATTCATCAACAGCAGCGATTCCTATTACTGGCCCCGCATTAGCTCCCGCTGCAATGACCGCAGCGTTAGCAGCTACTCAGCCAGTTGCGGCCACTATTCAGACTCTTGCTTTCAGTGGAATTACCGGACAGGCCCATGACGGGATTGGTCGTGTACCAACAAGTAATGAAGGTACGTGGTTACTTCGGGCTGATGAGATGGTTTTGAACCCCGGACAAGCCGAAGACTTTCGCTGGATGGTTGATGCTCTGCAACAAATGAAGCAATCTCTTAGTGCAAATGTTTCCGGAAGTGGAAGAAACTCAGAAAGAGCAAAAGACAAAGCAATTGTAATTAATTGCTACGGGGTCACAAAAGATGCTGTTAATACTTCAGTAACAGAAACTAGTGACACAGTTATGATTGATATTATCGTGAATAAAGCAGTAGATAAGTCACTAAAGGCTGTTTATTCAGATTTTGACAATGGAGGCCCCATATCTCGTAGAGCTAAAAATTCAGGATAACCGTCCCATTATATGAGATAGCGAGAAATAGAATTATCTTGAATTTCAGGCTAAATTATCTCGGCGCGCTACAACAACCCTTTATCTTGAGAATAAGGGTCATATCGAGGGCATTGCTACAATCACCAAAAACAGCTTTCATCCGGAATATGATCATTTATACCTGGCCACAGATACAACAAATCGCAAGCTGGTTGACACACTTTATGCCAGCTTAATCGGCCCCCGGTCTGATTCTGTGACACCATTGCAAATACGGGTAAATCAAGGAGACGCTGTCAATTTAAGCAGTTTCTTCAAAACGCATGATTTTTCACTGACTCTGCAAAACGAATGCCCGCAAATCAACATTGAAAAAAGCCTTCAGAACCGGACAAAACAAAATGTACCTGCGGAGTTTCACATCAAAAAGTACAGTGATCTCAATACAACAGAATCTGATTTACTCCGAAAGTTTCGTCTTAGTGGCTATGTGAAGACACACTTCTGGAGCCCGCCAGTACACGTGGGTAGTGACATCTGGAAACACACTGATCTAACGCA includes these proteins:
- a CDS encoding tape measure protein; the protein is MNTNDLKFTLRFNAENKEFIGQVRAAAGSVDSLGTHSTTTGKKLNALARETQTAGAGFGSLAGKITGLVGGFSALMAANDAKDKLGQYQDIRTQITALVGGQQQWIETEQYLNQVAEDHNKTLLDMAGNYSRLAVLQEAGLTTQKETRSIFEGMSNAQSQLGASSAQLEQAMYGLSQAISSPVVHAEELNQVVEPLPGLLNKLDKAAGLQSGGFRKMVNNGKVTSKFFKDTLVKALNEYQGAAARTASNITAQQAELTRAYQQMVVAYEQPISEVFGTSVKASSSVLRAFADNAETVSSVIGVTLAAAAGRGAVAVGALTREKIGNTISARQKLQATVAETQATIAETQAELAATQAEIRHLEAMQLSNNQKFRATGAEASLTAARIRETAITNTLTAAQTRLNLVTRASTSVMGLLGGPVGVVMMAAAALSYFATVADNTKKPTEALNDEVSQFVKSFQDVNQAGKQVALKKLGQDAMTARLELAKTQIELRKLTSELVYMPTGQRAMAQRELMILQHRVEKLNNQIAAAGKKSQALLALKMDKISENNSQQQTDDDQAKQKAIDSGKKLLANLQKQVALYGQTSQVAKVRYETEHGSLQGINDQLKKQLLLQAQLLDEKAGKTKTQNTDVTSFYAQTDEMESAWLKRLAMEAAMENKAVVEENYAYNQRLDNLKSMHDKAVVAAQDNKAELAAIEAEYQYQQEIAESDHQARIHEIQKSIQAQKEEDNKSYWERYLDSAKQNLTDFDDLAASTIDSFSSGMGSAFESMIFDADSLGDAMFNLASGMARSIVNALGKMAAQWLAYQAVQMLVDSQANSMKAIQVSTDAQIQSQMAGLNAYSSTAAIPITGPALAPAAMTAALAATQPVAATIQTLAFSGITGQAHDGIGRVPTSNEGTWLLRADEMVLNPGQAEDFRWMVDALQQMKQSLSANVSGSGRNSERAKDKAIVINCYGVTKDAVNTSVTETSDTVMIDIIVNKAVDKSLKAVYSDFDNGGPISRRAKNSG